One Brassica napus cultivar Da-Ae chromosome A1, Da-Ae, whole genome shotgun sequence genomic region harbors:
- the LOC106349384 gene encoding F-box/kelch-repeat protein At3g04660-like — MEMVKRSKKQDEMNVNDPFMTLQNDMNVEILMKLPPGSIARLHFASKHLSSIILGKEFTELYKTRSSTQPRHLVSVHGGHPYVWMHRFHSISQEYPSSNHDKVSCSVDPYGPCLATYDFTPPVRGLIFGRHCSNMVVGNPGTGQFVFLPRVETTHQCILCVFGYDPVNDVYKVLCMTVVTKHTPCVAMSEVHQVITVGAKEKWRRVECKYPYHHYPGYQEICRDGVIYYLASYKGKKSLMRFDLSSEDFNVTKLPEDQKLQRFGEMVNHTGKITVATTLLGCIDPVDLWVLEDVNKEVWSKTVVVVPSLPERFGMSYEFVFKGILGTGEMIFAPRTTPSPSPNPFFFVCYNPEGGKFRKIEIDELVDYPVFIQVFVDHVESYMVLSRVC, encoded by the coding sequence ATGGAAATGGTCAAGAGGTCTAAGAAACAAGACGAAATGAATGTAAACGATCCGTTTATGACGCTTCAAAATGACATGAACGTAGAGATTCTCATGAAACTGCCGCCGGGATCCATAGCCAGGCTCCATTTCGCTTCTAAACACTTGTCATCGATAATCCTCGGCAAAGAGTTCACCGAGTTGTACAAGACTCGATCTTCGACTCAGCCGCGTCATCTTGTCTCAGTGCACGGTGGCCACCCGTACGTGTGGATGCACCGCTTTCACTCCATCTCTCAAGAGTATCCGTCTTCTAATCATGACAAGGTTAGTTGTAGTGTGGATCCGTATGGACCGTGTCTAGCGACGTATGACTTTACTCCACCTGTTCGCGGCTTGATCTTTGGTCGGCACTGTAGCAATATGGTGGTCGGGAACCCTGGCACGGGTCAGTTCGTATTTTTACCTAGAGTCGAAACGACGCATCAATGCATATTATGTGTTTTTGGATATGATCCAGTTAATGATGTGTACAAAGTGTTGTGCATGACGGTGGTAACTAAACACACACCTTGTGTTGCTATGTCGGAGGTGCATCAAGTGATCACTGTAGGAGCCAAAGAAAAATGGAGGAGGGTCGAGTGTAAGTATCCATATCATCATTATCCTGGATATCAAGAGATATGCAGGGATggagttatatattatttagcttcttacaaaggaaaaaaatctCTAATGAGGTTTGATCTGAGTTCTGAAGACTTTAATGTTACTAAGCTACCCGAGGATCAGAAGCTTCAACGGTTTGGTGAGATGGTGAATCACACTGGAAAGATAACCGTAGCGACGACTCTACTAGGATGTATTGATCCAGTTGACCTATGGGTTCTGGAAGATGTCAACAAAGAAGTATGGTCAAAAACTGTTGTCGTGGTGCCTTCTCTTCCAGAAAGATTTGGAATGTCTTATGAGTTCGTGTTCAAGGGTATACTTGGAACTGGGGAGATGATATTCGCACCGAGGACAACCCCATCCCCATCCCCTAAcccgtttttttttgtttgttacaaTCCGGAGGGGGGAAAATTCAGAaaaattgagattgatgaaCTTGTAGATTACCCTGTGTTTATCCAAGTCTTTGTCGATCATGTAGAGAGTTATATGGTTCTGTCAAGGGTATGTTAA
- the LOC106349363 gene encoding ras-related protein RABA1g: MATYTADDDYDFLYKVVLIGDSGVGKSNLLSRFTRNEFSLESKSTIGVEFATRTIHVDDKIVKAQIWDTAGQERYRAITSAYYRGAVGALLVYDVTRHVTFENVERWLKELRDHTDANIVIMLVGNKADLRHLRAVSTEDATVFAEREKTFFMETSALEALNVEDAFTQLLSQIYRVASKKALDVGDDDRSGVPKGQSVNVGSKGDVSEVKKIGCCSS; encoded by the exons ATGGCGACGTATACAGCTGACGACGATTACGATTTCCTCTACAAGGTGGTACTAATCGGAGACTCCGGCGTCGGCAAATCCAACCTCCTCTCTCGATTCACCCGCAACGAGTTCAGCCTCGAGTCCAAATCCACCATCGGCGTCGAGTTCGCCACCAGAACCATTCACGTCGACGACAAAATCGTCAAAGCTCAGATTTGGGACACCGCCGGTCAAGAAAG ATACCGAGCGATCACTAGTGCATACTATCGAGGAGCTGTAGGAGCATTACTTGTGTACGATGTTACGAGGCATGTGACGTTTGAGAACGTTGAGAGGTGGCTCAAGGAGCTTAGAGACCACACTGACGCCAACATTGTTATTATGCTCGTTGGGAACAAGGCTGATCTGCGTCATCTCAGAGCTGTTTCTACCGAGGATGCTACGGTCTTTGCGGAGAGGGAGAAGACTTTCTTTATGGAGACGTCTGCGCTTGAAGCTTTGAACGTGGAGGATGCTTTCACTCAGCTGCTTTCTCAGATATACCGTGTGGCTAGCAAGAAGGCTTtggatgttggtgatgatgatcgGTCTGGTGTCCCTAAAGGACAGAGTGTTAATGTCGGGTCTAAGGGGGATGTGTCTGAGGTTAAGAAGATTGGTTGCTGCTCGAGTTGA
- the LOC106349346 gene encoding protein IQ-DOMAIN 10, with product MGSGWLLRSLVCFKAEKHTKSNQSNVHSETLNHVKPVESSSASTTLTVEIAATRIQKAFRAYKARKRLCSLKSARRFNALIQGHTVRNQTSIALNVMHSWCDIQSQIRARRMYMVTQGRLQNKRLENRLKLEIKLHEIEVEWCGGSETMEEILARIQQREEATVKRERAMAYAFSHQWRANATQYLGQASFNLDKENWGWSWKERWIAARPWEIRAQCQVTKPIKPATKPEKLSPPNVSTKKTSTKPSLPNIKEAAKSRKPGSG from the exons ATGGGATCTGGATGGTTGCTCCGGTCTCTCGTATGTTTCAAAGCAGAAAAACATACAAAATCAAACCAAAGCAAC GTACATTCTGAAACATTAAACCATGTCAAACCGGTCGAATCAAGCTCAGCTTCCACTACTCTTACCGTAGAGATCGCTGCTACTCGCATTCAAAAGGCTTTTAGAGCATACAAGGCGAGAAAAAGACTATGCAGCTTGAAGAGCGCAAGGAGATTTAACGCACTGATCCAAGGCCATACGGTGAGGAACCAAACTTCAATTGCACTCAATGTGATGCATTCTTGGTGTGATATACAGAGTCAGATCAGAGCACGGCGTATGTATATGGTGACACAAGGTAGACTCCAGAACAAAAGATTGGAGAATCGGTTGAAGCTAGAGATCAAGCTTCATGAGATAGAAGTTGAATGGTGTGGAGGGTCTGAAACAATGGAGGAGATTCTTGCGAGGATACAACAGAGAGAAGAAGCTACAGTGAAGCGTGAACGTGCAATGGCTTATGCTTTTTCTCACCAG tggaGAGCTAATGCTACACAGTATCTAGGTCAAGCCTCGTTTAACCTAGACAAAGAAAACTGGGGATGGAGTTGGAAAGAACGGTGGATAGCAGCTCGACCTTGGGAGATTAGGGCCCAATGCCAAGTCACTAAACCGATCAAACCGGCTACAAAACCGGAGAAATTATCACCACCGAATGTGAGCACAAAGAAAACATCCACTAAACCGAGTTTGCCAAACATCAAAGAAGCTGCAAAATCCAGAAAGCCCGGTTCTGGATGA